A window of the Eulemur rufifrons isolate Redbay chromosome 6, OSU_ERuf_1, whole genome shotgun sequence genome harbors these coding sequences:
- the CD81 gene encoding CD81 antigen isoform X1, which produces MGVEGCTKCIKYLLFVFNFVFWLAGGVILGVALWLRHDPQTTNLLYLELGDRPAPNTFYVGIYILIAVGAVMMFVGFLGCYGAIQESQCLLGTEKGWGGQPQAARPARACPQPDPVLHPPTDPHPTPVLFLCGPQFFTCLVILFACEVAAGIWGFVNKDQIAKDVKQFYDQALQQAVVDDDANNAKAVVKTFHETLDCCGSSTLSKLTTSVLKNNLCPSGNIIGDLFKDDCHQKIDELFSGKLYLIGIAAIVVAVIMIFEMILSMVLCCGIRNSSVY; this is translated from the exons CTGGCCGGAGGTGTGATCCTAGGCGTGGCCCTGTGGCTCCGCCATGACCCGCAGACCACCAACCTCCTCTATCTGGAGCTGGGAGACAGGCCAGCACCCAACACCTTCTACGTAG GCATCTACATCCTCATCGCCGTGGGTGCTGTGATGATGTTTGTTGGCTTCCTGGGCTGCTACGGGGCCATCCAGGAGTCCCAGTGCCTGCTGGGGACG GAGAAAGGATGGGGGGGCCAACCCCAAGCTGCCCGCCCTGCCAGGGCCTGCCCACAGCCTGACCCTGTTCTTCACCCCCCGAccgacccccaccccacccccgttcTCTTCCTGTGTGGCCCCCAGTTCTTCACCTGCCTGGTGATTCTCTTCGCCTGCGAGGTGGCCGCTGGCATCTGGGGCTTCGTCAACAAGGACCAG ATCGCCAAGGATGTGAAGCAGTTCTACGACCAGGCCCTGCAGCAGGCCGTGGTGGACGACGACGCCAACAATGCCAAGGCCGTAGTGAAGACCTTCCACGAGACG CTCGACTGCTGTGGCTCCAGCACACTGTCCAAACTGACCACCTCGGTGCTGAAGAACAACTTGTGTCCCTCAGGCAACATCATCGGTGACCTGTTCAAG GACGACTGCCACCAGAAGATTGACGAGCTCTTCTCCGGGAAGCTGTACCTCATCGGCATCGCGGCCATCGTGGTCGCCGTGATCATG ATCTTCGAGATGATCCTAAGCATGGTGCTGTGCTGCGGCATCCGGAACAGCTCCGTGTACTGA
- the CD81 gene encoding CD81 antigen isoform X2: MGVEGCTKCIKYLLFVFNFVFWLAGGVILGVALWLRHDPQTTNLLYLELGDRPAPNTFYVGIYILIAVGAVMMFVGFLGCYGAIQESQCLLGTFFTCLVILFACEVAAGIWGFVNKDQIAKDVKQFYDQALQQAVVDDDANNAKAVVKTFHETLDCCGSSTLSKLTTSVLKNNLCPSGNIIGDLFKDDCHQKIDELFSGKLYLIGIAAIVVAVIMIFEMILSMVLCCGIRNSSVY; encoded by the exons CTGGCCGGAGGTGTGATCCTAGGCGTGGCCCTGTGGCTCCGCCATGACCCGCAGACCACCAACCTCCTCTATCTGGAGCTGGGAGACAGGCCAGCACCCAACACCTTCTACGTAG GCATCTACATCCTCATCGCCGTGGGTGCTGTGATGATGTTTGTTGGCTTCCTGGGCTGCTACGGGGCCATCCAGGAGTCCCAGTGCCTGCTGGGGACG TTCTTCACCTGCCTGGTGATTCTCTTCGCCTGCGAGGTGGCCGCTGGCATCTGGGGCTTCGTCAACAAGGACCAG ATCGCCAAGGATGTGAAGCAGTTCTACGACCAGGCCCTGCAGCAGGCCGTGGTGGACGACGACGCCAACAATGCCAAGGCCGTAGTGAAGACCTTCCACGAGACG CTCGACTGCTGTGGCTCCAGCACACTGTCCAAACTGACCACCTCGGTGCTGAAGAACAACTTGTGTCCCTCAGGCAACATCATCGGTGACCTGTTCAAG GACGACTGCCACCAGAAGATTGACGAGCTCTTCTCCGGGAAGCTGTACCTCATCGGCATCGCGGCCATCGTGGTCGCCGTGATCATG ATCTTCGAGATGATCCTAAGCATGGTGCTGTGCTGCGGCATCCGGAACAGCTCCGTGTACTGA
- the CD81 gene encoding CD81 antigen isoform X3 — translation MMFVGFLGCYGAIQESQCLLGTFFTCLVILFACEVAAGIWGFVNKDQIAKDVKQFYDQALQQAVVDDDANNAKAVVKTFHETLDCCGSSTLSKLTTSVLKNNLCPSGNIIGDLFKDDCHQKIDELFSGKLYLIGIAAIVVAVIMIFEMILSMVLCCGIRNSSVY, via the exons ATGATGTTTGTTGGCTTCCTGGGCTGCTACGGGGCCATCCAGGAGTCCCAGTGCCTGCTGGGGACG TTCTTCACCTGCCTGGTGATTCTCTTCGCCTGCGAGGTGGCCGCTGGCATCTGGGGCTTCGTCAACAAGGACCAG ATCGCCAAGGATGTGAAGCAGTTCTACGACCAGGCCCTGCAGCAGGCCGTGGTGGACGACGACGCCAACAATGCCAAGGCCGTAGTGAAGACCTTCCACGAGACG CTCGACTGCTGTGGCTCCAGCACACTGTCCAAACTGACCACCTCGGTGCTGAAGAACAACTTGTGTCCCTCAGGCAACATCATCGGTGACCTGTTCAAG GACGACTGCCACCAGAAGATTGACGAGCTCTTCTCCGGGAAGCTGTACCTCATCGGCATCGCGGCCATCGTGGTCGCCGTGATCATG ATCTTCGAGATGATCCTAAGCATGGTGCTGTGCTGCGGCATCCGGAACAGCTCCGTGTACTGA
- the TSSC4 gene encoding U5 small nuclear ribonucleoprotein TSSC4 isoform X1 has translation MSYSWTAEQSPTWRTPGTETITPLPLRTFVRASPTQLSSQHSSVHHRCPPSRCGGAVWPQAHMAEAGTGEPSPGLEGKQGTEYDTLPSDAASLSDSDSDLSLPGGTEVEVLSPGALPGEAREDSDPDEPPLPPMAAVQPFHLRGMSSTFSQRSHDIFDCLEGAARRAPASLAHTSVSDNRSFPQPLAPSSQPSVEGLRRAPRSPAPSRVPPVPDYVAHPERWTKYSLGDVAEASEQDNQAAALAFLGSRSLAVPTHFVPSFNQDPSSCGEGRVVFTKPARGGEARPERKRVLRKGAEPGRGPGTAGGEGPVELAHLARPGSPEAEEWNSPLGGLQEVRPLSGAVHSGSAPGSPPLVETVGFHGSKKRSRDHFRSKGSSPEGPGAEI, from the exons ATGAG ctaCAGTTGGACAGCCGAACAGAGCCCTACCTGGAGGACTCCTGGGACTGAGACAATCACGCCTTTGCCACTGAGGACCTTCGTCAGGGCCTCGCCCACCCAGCTGTCCAGCCAGCACTCCAGCGTCCACCACAGGTGCCCGCCCAGCAGATGCGGAG GTGCGGTGTGGCCTCAGGCACACATGGCTGAGGCAGGGACAGGAGAGCCATCCCCTGGCTTGGAGGGCAAGCAAGGGACAGAGTACGACACCCTGCCTTCTGACGCAGCCTCCCTCAGTGACTCGGACTCTGATCTCAGCTTGCCCGGTGGCACTGAGGTGGAGGTGCTGTCCCCGGGGGCGCTGCCTGGGGAGGCCCGGGAGGATTCAGACCCCGACGAGCCCCCCCTGCCGCCCATGGCCGCGGTGCAGCCGTTCCATCTGCGAGGCATGAGCTCCACTTTCTCCCAGCGGAGCCACGATATCTTTGACTGCCTGGAGGGGGCAGCCAGGCGGGCTCCAGCCTCTCTGGCCCACACCAGCGTGAGTGACAACAGGAGTTTcccgcagcccctggcacccTCGAGCCAGCCTTCAGTGGAAGGCCTGCGCAGGGCTCCTCGGAGCCCTGCCCCCTCGAGGGTGCCCCCTGTCCCCGATTACGTGGCGCACCCTGAGCGCTGGACCAAGTACAGCCTGGGGGATGTGGCTGAGGCCAGCGAGCAGGACAATCAGGCGGCTGCCCTGGCGTTCCTGGGCTCCCGGAGCCTTGCTGTCCCCACTCACTTCGTGCCCTCCTTCAACCAGGACCCTTCCAGCTGCGGGGAGGGGAGAGTCGTCTTCACCAAACCTGCCCGAGGTGGCGAGGCCAGACCCGAGAGGAAGAGGGTCCTGAGGaagggggcagagccaggcaggggcccTGGCACTGCCGGTGGGGAGGGCCCTGTGGAGCTGGCACACCTGGCCAGGCCCGGGAGCCCTGAGGCCGAGGAGTGGAACAGCCCCCTTGGGGGCCTACAGGAAGTGAGACCACTGTCAGGGGCTGTCCACAGTGGGTCCGCACCAGGTTCCCCCCCGCTGGTGGAGACTGTTGGTTTCCATGGCAGCAAGAAGCGGAGTAGAGACCATTTCCGGAGCAAGGGCAGCAGCCCCGAGGGCCCAGGTGCTGAGATCTAA
- the TSSC4 gene encoding U5 small nuclear ribonucleoprotein TSSC4 isoform X2, producing MAEAGTGEPSPGLEGKQGTEYDTLPSDAASLSDSDSDLSLPGGTEVEVLSPGALPGEAREDSDPDEPPLPPMAAVQPFHLRGMSSTFSQRSHDIFDCLEGAARRAPASLAHTSVSDNRSFPQPLAPSSQPSVEGLRRAPRSPAPSRVPPVPDYVAHPERWTKYSLGDVAEASEQDNQAAALAFLGSRSLAVPTHFVPSFNQDPSSCGEGRVVFTKPARGGEARPERKRVLRKGAEPGRGPGTAGGEGPVELAHLARPGSPEAEEWNSPLGGLQEVRPLSGAVHSGSAPGSPPLVETVGFHGSKKRSRDHFRSKGSSPEGPGAEI from the coding sequence ATGGCTGAGGCAGGGACAGGAGAGCCATCCCCTGGCTTGGAGGGCAAGCAAGGGACAGAGTACGACACCCTGCCTTCTGACGCAGCCTCCCTCAGTGACTCGGACTCTGATCTCAGCTTGCCCGGTGGCACTGAGGTGGAGGTGCTGTCCCCGGGGGCGCTGCCTGGGGAGGCCCGGGAGGATTCAGACCCCGACGAGCCCCCCCTGCCGCCCATGGCCGCGGTGCAGCCGTTCCATCTGCGAGGCATGAGCTCCACTTTCTCCCAGCGGAGCCACGATATCTTTGACTGCCTGGAGGGGGCAGCCAGGCGGGCTCCAGCCTCTCTGGCCCACACCAGCGTGAGTGACAACAGGAGTTTcccgcagcccctggcacccTCGAGCCAGCCTTCAGTGGAAGGCCTGCGCAGGGCTCCTCGGAGCCCTGCCCCCTCGAGGGTGCCCCCTGTCCCCGATTACGTGGCGCACCCTGAGCGCTGGACCAAGTACAGCCTGGGGGATGTGGCTGAGGCCAGCGAGCAGGACAATCAGGCGGCTGCCCTGGCGTTCCTGGGCTCCCGGAGCCTTGCTGTCCCCACTCACTTCGTGCCCTCCTTCAACCAGGACCCTTCCAGCTGCGGGGAGGGGAGAGTCGTCTTCACCAAACCTGCCCGAGGTGGCGAGGCCAGACCCGAGAGGAAGAGGGTCCTGAGGaagggggcagagccaggcaggggcccTGGCACTGCCGGTGGGGAGGGCCCTGTGGAGCTGGCACACCTGGCCAGGCCCGGGAGCCCTGAGGCCGAGGAGTGGAACAGCCCCCTTGGGGGCCTACAGGAAGTGAGACCACTGTCAGGGGCTGTCCACAGTGGGTCCGCACCAGGTTCCCCCCCGCTGGTGGAGACTGTTGGTTTCCATGGCAGCAAGAAGCGGAGTAGAGACCATTTCCGGAGCAAGGGCAGCAGCCCCGAGGGCCCAGGTGCTGAGATCTAA